In Oncorhynchus clarkii lewisi isolate Uvic-CL-2024 chromosome 2, UVic_Ocla_1.0, whole genome shotgun sequence, one DNA window encodes the following:
- the LOC139378927 gene encoding allograft inflammatory factor 1-like, whose protein sequence is MDKHLQGGKAFGFLKSQQDVKLNSINEVFLTDPKYAEEEDLSSKLEVFKNKYMEFDLNDQGDIDMMGLKRMLEKLGVAKTHLELKKMMSDVVGGAARDTFCYTDFLNMMLGKRNSILRLILMFEEKGKDQEPKESGPPQRKTFSDLP, encoded by the exons ATGGACAAACATTTGCAAG GAGGGAAAGCATTTGGATTCCTCAAGTCTCAGCAGGATGTGAAACTGAACTCCATCAATGAG GTTTTTCTCACAGATCCTAAATATGCAGAGGAGGAGGACCTCAGCTCAAAACTGGAAGTGTTTAAAA ACAAATACATGGAATTTGATCTCAATGACCAAGGAGACATTG ACATGATGGGGCTGAAGCGCATGTTGGAGAAGCTGGGTGTGGCAAAGACTCACTTGGAGCTGAAAAAGATGATGTCAGATGTGGTTGGCGGTGCTGCACGAGACACGTTCTGTTACACAGACTTTCTCAATATGATGCTAGGGAAGAGGAATTCCATACTCCGACT GATCTTGATGTTTGAGGAGAAAGGGAAAGACCAGGAGCCCAAAGAGAGTGGACCACCGCAACGCAAgactttttcagatctgccctgA